The window GAAAATCACGTACAAACTGACGCAAACAACCCCCATCAGGCCGATGGCGAAGGGGTATCCGAAGCTCCAGTCCAACTCCGGCATGTGCTCGAAGTTCATGCCGTAGATGGTTCCAACCAACGTGGGAGCAAAGAGAATCGCCGCCCACGCCGAGATCTTCTTGATCTCCTCGTTCTGCTCGAACCCCGCCTCCGCCAACGCCCGCATCTCCGCGTTCTGTTGCTGCGTGACCAGCGTCGCGTTCACCGTGAGGATTTCGGTGAGAGCCTGACGGAAGCCGTCGACGCGTTCGCTGGTGTGGGTGACGTGGTCGGCGACGTCGCGGAGGTAGCGCTGTAGTTCCTCGTCCGTGCCGTACTTGGAGAAACCGGCCATCAGGCCGTGCAGCATGCCGACCAGTGGGCGGGTGGCGCGCTGGAACTCGACCATTTCGCGGGAGAGTTCGTAGATACGGCGGGAGACTTCGGGGTCGCCGCGGAAGACCTCGGTCTCGATCTCGTCGATGTCGTTCTGGACGCCCACCACCACCGGCTCATAGCCGTCGACCACCGCGTCCAGTATCGCGTAGAGAACCGCCTCCGGGCCGAGTTTGAGCAGTTCCGGCGTCTCCTCCATGCGCCGCCGCACCGCCGACAGGTCGGGGGCCGCGCCATGGCGGACCGTGATCACGAAGTCGGGGCCGACGAACACGTGCAGTTCGCCGAAGGCGACCTCCTCGGCCGCGTCCAGGTAGCGGGCGGCGCGCAGGACCACGAAGAGCGTGTCGCCGTAGCGCTCCAGCTTGGGTCGCTGGTGTGCCTCCAGCGCGTCCTCGACCGCGAGCGGGTGCAGGTCGAA of the Streptomyces sp. T12 genome contains:
- a CDS encoding magnesium and cobalt transport protein CorA, coding for MSERRARPASKNPMKSVWRRAVTPPQPPKPQQPAPPAHSTAPDATEAASVVEAALYQDGVRVSSPATLAETFRELRDQPSGIAWIGLARPTESELLSLAAEFDLHPLAVEDALEAHQRPKLERYGDTLFVVLRAARYLDAAEEVAFGELHVFVGPDFVITVRHGAAPDLSAVRRRMEETPELLKLGPEAVLYAILDAVVDGYEPVVVGVQNDIDEIETEVFRGDPEVSRRIYELSREMVEFQRATRPLVGMLHGLMAGFSKYGTDEELQRYLRDVADHVTHTSERVDGFRQALTEILTVNATLVTQQQNAEMRALAEAGFEQNEEIKKISAWAAILFAPTLVGTIYGMNFEHMPELDWSFGYPFAIGLMGVVCVSLYVIFKRRDWL